One Pantoea eucalypti genomic region harbors:
- the fliJ gene encoding flagellar export protein FliJ, with protein sequence MKTANAIDTLRDLAEQDLERAAIYLGDMRRGQHAANEQLTMLLDYQDEYRNKLNDDMSSGIASTRWTNYHQFIQTLEKAIEQHRNQLNNWNQRLEQALINWRDKQQRLNAYQTLITRAAENALRQENRLDQKRMDEFAQRAASRRGE encoded by the coding sequence ATGAAAACTGCAAATGCCATCGATACGCTGCGCGACCTCGCGGAGCAGGATCTCGAACGTGCCGCCATCTACTTAGGCGATATGCGTCGAGGCCAGCACGCCGCTAACGAGCAGCTGACGATGCTGCTCGACTATCAGGATGAGTATCGCAACAAGCTCAACGACGATATGTCATCCGGTATCGCCAGCACCCGCTGGACCAACTATCACCAGTTTATTCAGACGCTGGAAAAAGCGATTGAGCAGCACCGCAACCAGCTCAATAACTGGAATCAGCGGCTGGAACAGGCGCTGATCAACTGGCGCGACAAACAGCAGCGGCTGAACGCTTATCAGACGCTGATAACGCGTGCAGCAGAAAATGCATTACGACAGGAAAACCGTCTCGATCAGAAACGGATGGACGAATTTGCCCAACGGGCCGCATCGAGGAGAGGCGAATGA
- the fliI gene encoding flagellar protein export ATPase FliI codes for MTTRLNRWLGSLDAFEKRIAQVQPVRRYGRLTRATGLVLEATGLQLPLGATCVIERNDGKTISEIESEVVGFNGQKLLMMPLEEVDGILPGARVYARQNGENPQAGKQMMLGPELLGRVLDGSGRPLDGLPSPDTGYRAPLNTPPFNPLQRTPITDVLDTGVRAINALLTVGRGQRMGLFAGSGVGKSVLLGMMARYTKADVIVVGLIGERGREVKDFIENILGAEGRARSVVIAAPADVSPLLRMQGAAYATRIAEDFRDRGKHVLLIMDSLTRYAMAQREIALAIGEPPATKGYPPSVFAKLPALVERAGNGIDGGGSITAFYTVLTEGDDQQDPIADSARAILDGHIVLSRRLGEAGHYPAIDIEASISRAMTHLIDENHYAQVRQFKQLLSSFQRNRDLVSVGAYAAGSDPMLDKAITLYPQMEAFLQQGIFERSDYDDASLHLHALFG; via the coding sequence ATGACCACCCGTCTGAATCGCTGGCTTGGCTCGCTCGACGCCTTTGAGAAACGGATCGCCCAGGTGCAGCCGGTGCGCCGTTATGGCCGCCTGACCCGCGCCACCGGCCTGGTGCTCGAAGCGACCGGCTTACAGCTGCCACTGGGTGCGACCTGTGTGATCGAACGCAACGATGGCAAAACCATCAGTGAAATCGAAAGCGAAGTGGTGGGATTCAACGGGCAGAAACTGCTGATGATGCCACTGGAAGAAGTGGACGGCATTTTACCGGGTGCGCGTGTCTATGCGCGCCAGAACGGTGAGAACCCGCAGGCAGGCAAACAGATGATGCTGGGCCCGGAACTGCTCGGCCGCGTACTTGATGGCAGCGGTCGACCGCTGGATGGCCTGCCGTCGCCGGATACCGGCTATCGCGCACCGCTGAACACCCCGCCGTTTAACCCGCTGCAGCGTACGCCGATTACCGACGTGCTGGATACCGGCGTGCGGGCGATTAACGCCCTGCTGACGGTCGGTCGCGGGCAGCGTATGGGCCTGTTCGCCGGTTCGGGCGTGGGTAAAAGCGTCCTGCTCGGCATGATGGCGCGCTATACCAAAGCCGACGTGATCGTGGTCGGTCTGATTGGCGAACGTGGCCGTGAAGTAAAAGATTTTATCGAGAACATTCTCGGTGCTGAAGGCCGTGCGCGTTCAGTGGTTATTGCCGCGCCGGCCGACGTGTCACCGCTGCTGCGTATGCAGGGTGCCGCTTACGCCACCCGCATCGCGGAAGATTTTCGCGACCGTGGCAAGCATGTGTTGCTGATTATGGATTCCCTGACCCGCTACGCCATGGCGCAGCGTGAGATCGCCCTGGCAATCGGTGAACCGCCCGCAACCAAAGGCTATCCGCCTTCCGTGTTCGCCAAACTGCCTGCGCTGGTTGAGCGTGCCGGTAACGGCATCGACGGCGGCGGCTCGATCACTGCCTTTTATACCGTACTGACCGAAGGCGACGATCAGCAGGACCCGATTGCGGACTCCGCGCGCGCCATTCTCGACGGCCACATCGTGCTGTCACGCCGGCTGGGCGAAGCGGGTCACTATCCGGCCATCGATATCGAAGCCTCGATCAGCCGTGCGATGACGCATCTGATCGATGAGAACCACTATGCACAGGTGCGCCAGTTTAAGCAGTTGCTTTCCAGCTTCCAGCGAAACCGCGATCTGGTCAGCGTCGGCGCCTATGCCGCCGGCAGCGATCCGATGCTGGATAAAGCGATCACGCTCTATCCGCAGATGGAAGCTTTCCTGCAACAGGGCATCTTTGAGCGCAGCGATTATGACGACGCCAGCCTGCATCTGCATGCGCTGTTTGGCTAG
- the fliH gene encoding flagellar assembly protein FliH — protein MSDAFSARPWQLWQPNDLGRFDEPEPELQPEIYDAEDGDGVDEQQQQLERLQQQMRKEAQSQGYNEGYQQGVTEGQKAGYDAGFQQGLADAQQQQAPLQARMQQLVTEFQNTLESLDSVIAARLMQLALEAARSVIGQATTVDGTALLRQIQGLLQQEPMFSGKPQLRVHPDDLQRIEQTLGPTLDLHGWRLIADSTLHPGGCKLSAEDGDLDASVATRWQELCRLAAPGEI, from the coding sequence ATGTCTGATGCATTTTCTGCCCGCCCCTGGCAGCTGTGGCAGCCCAATGATTTAGGCCGTTTTGATGAGCCTGAACCGGAGCTGCAGCCAGAAATCTACGACGCTGAAGATGGCGATGGCGTTGATGAGCAGCAACAGCAGCTTGAACGTCTGCAGCAGCAGATGCGGAAAGAGGCACAGAGTCAGGGTTACAACGAAGGTTATCAGCAGGGTGTGACCGAAGGACAGAAAGCGGGCTATGACGCCGGTTTTCAGCAGGGTCTGGCCGATGCCCAGCAGCAGCAGGCGCCACTTCAGGCGCGGATGCAGCAACTGGTAACGGAGTTCCAGAACACGCTGGAATCCCTGGACAGCGTCATCGCTGCCCGTCTGATGCAGCTGGCGCTGGAAGCGGCTCGCTCGGTGATTGGTCAGGCGACCACGGTAGATGGCACCGCCCTGCTGCGCCAGATTCAGGGTTTACTGCAGCAGGAACCGATGTTCAGCGGCAAACCGCAGCTGCGTGTTCACCCGGATGATTTACAACGTATTGAGCAGACCCTGGGTCCGACGCTGGATCTGCATGGCTGGCGTCTGATCGCTGACAGCACCCTGCATCCTGGCGGCTGCAAACTCAGCGCAGAAGATGGCGACCTGGATGCCAGCGTCGCGACGCGCTGGCAGGAACTTTGCCGTCTTGCTGCACCTGGAGAAATTTAA
- the fliG gene encoding flagellar motor switch protein FliG, with the protein MSLTGTEKSAILMMTIGEERAAEVFKHLNQREVQHLSGAMANMRQVSHKQLTEVLREFEADAEQFAALSLNSNEYLRSVLTRALGEERASSLLEDILETRETTSGMETLNFMEPQAAADLIRDEHPQIIATILVHLKRAQAADIVALFDERLRHDVMLRIATFGGVQPAALAELTEVLNGLLDGTNLKRAKMGGVRTAAEIINLMKTQQEEAVIEAVRDFDGELAQKIIDEMFLFENLVAVDDRSIQRLLQEVESEQLLVALKGAEQPLREKFLKNMSARAADILRDDLANRGPVRMSAVENEQKAILLVVRRLAESGEMVIGGGEETYV; encoded by the coding sequence ATGAGTCTGACCGGAACCGAAAAAAGCGCCATCCTCATGATGACCATTGGTGAAGAGCGTGCTGCGGAAGTTTTCAAACACCTGAATCAGCGCGAGGTGCAGCATCTTAGTGGTGCGATGGCCAATATGCGTCAGGTGTCGCACAAACAGCTGACAGAGGTGCTGCGTGAGTTCGAAGCAGATGCTGAGCAGTTCGCGGCACTGAGCCTTAACTCTAACGAATACCTGCGTTCAGTGCTGACACGTGCACTGGGCGAAGAGCGTGCCTCCAGCCTGCTGGAGGACATTCTCGAAACGCGCGAAACCACCAGCGGTATGGAAACGCTCAACTTTATGGAACCGCAGGCCGCCGCCGACCTTATTCGCGACGAGCATCCACAGATTATCGCGACCATCCTGGTGCACCTCAAGCGTGCCCAGGCAGCGGATATCGTGGCGCTGTTCGACGAACGTCTGCGTCACGATGTGATGCTGCGTATCGCGACATTCGGTGGTGTGCAGCCAGCCGCGCTGGCCGAACTGACCGAAGTACTGAACGGCCTGCTGGATGGCACCAACCTCAAGCGCGCGAAGATGGGCGGCGTGAGAACGGCAGCCGAGATCATCAACCTGATGAAAACGCAGCAGGAAGAGGCCGTTATCGAAGCGGTACGCGACTTCGATGGCGAACTCGCACAGAAAATTATCGACGAGATGTTCCTGTTCGAAAACCTGGTGGCCGTGGACGACCGCAGCATCCAGCGTCTGTTGCAGGAAGTGGAGTCCGAGCAGCTGCTGGTTGCACTGAAAGGTGCCGAACAGCCACTGCGCGAGAAATTCCTCAAAAACATGTCAGCCCGTGCGGCCGATATCCTGCGCGACGATCTGGCCAACCGTGGTCCGGTTCGGATGTCGGCAGTGGAAAACGAACAGAAAGCAATCCTGCTGGTGGTTCGCCGCCTGGCCGAATCTGGCGAGATGGTGATTGGTGGTGGCGAGGAAACGTATGTCTGA
- the fliF gene encoding flagellar basal-body MS-ring/collar protein FliF — protein MNASTAATTEQEKKGFGDLLARLRANPRIPLVIAAAAVIAIVIAMVLWAKQPSYSVLYNNLTDEDGGAIVTQLTQMNIPYRFAENGGALMVPEANVHELRLRLAQQGLPKGGSVGFELLDKEKFGISQFSEQVNYQRALEGELARTIESLGPVKSARVHLAMPKPTLFVREQKAPSASVTLTLQPGRALDEGQIQAIAHMVSSSVAGLPPGNVTVVDQTGRLLTRSDSAGRDLNDAQLKYSSEVEARYQQRIEAILNPILGQGNVHAQVTAQINFDTAEQTDEKYQPNANPSNSAIRSRQTSTSDQSGSPYPGGVPGALSNQPAPANTAQVTPNNAANGQAANGQNNAANNASQTTSTAPASSGPTNSRRDDTVNYELDRSIRHTKVNVGDVQRLSVAVVVNFRADDKGKAVALNEQQLKQIEDLTREAMGYSQSRGDSINVVNSQFNTTEPVTTDLPFWQQQSFFDQLMDAGKWLLVALVAFVLYRKMVRPHLVRKQAAEKAAAEAVAARAATDQPQEEAFNVQLSKDELDQERKSNNRMSAEVMSQRIRDMSENDPRVVALVIREWMSKEL, from the coding sequence ATGAATGCGAGTACAGCCGCCACAACAGAACAAGAAAAGAAAGGCTTCGGTGACCTGTTAGCTCGCCTGCGCGCAAATCCGCGTATTCCTTTAGTCATCGCCGCGGCTGCTGTCATAGCAATCGTGATCGCGATGGTGCTCTGGGCGAAACAGCCATCTTATAGCGTCCTTTATAATAACCTCACTGATGAGGATGGCGGTGCCATCGTCACGCAGCTGACGCAGATGAACATTCCCTATCGCTTCGCCGAAAACGGCGGCGCATTAATGGTGCCTGAAGCGAATGTGCATGAGCTGCGTCTGCGTCTGGCTCAGCAGGGTCTGCCGAAAGGCGGCTCGGTAGGCTTCGAGCTGCTGGATAAAGAGAAGTTCGGTATCAGCCAGTTCAGCGAGCAGGTTAACTACCAGCGCGCGCTGGAAGGCGAACTGGCACGCACCATCGAATCGCTGGGCCCGGTCAAAAGTGCCCGTGTTCATCTGGCGATGCCTAAACCAACCTTATTTGTGCGTGAGCAGAAAGCGCCCTCCGCCTCTGTCACCTTAACGCTGCAACCTGGCCGTGCGCTGGACGAAGGTCAGATTCAGGCCATTGCCCACATGGTCTCAAGCAGCGTCGCCGGTTTACCGCCGGGCAACGTGACGGTGGTCGATCAGACCGGACGCCTGCTGACTCGTTCTGATTCTGCTGGTCGCGATCTGAATGACGCGCAGCTGAAATACTCCTCTGAAGTTGAAGCGCGTTACCAGCAACGTATTGAAGCAATCCTGAATCCGATTCTTGGCCAGGGCAATGTGCATGCGCAGGTTACCGCGCAGATTAACTTCGACACCGCCGAGCAGACTGACGAGAAATATCAGCCTAACGCTAATCCGTCGAACTCAGCGATTCGTTCGCGTCAGACCAGCACCAGCGATCAATCAGGCAGCCCTTATCCGGGCGGCGTGCCGGGCGCACTTTCTAACCAGCCGGCGCCAGCCAACACCGCGCAGGTTACACCTAACAACGCAGCCAATGGTCAGGCCGCGAATGGTCAGAACAACGCGGCGAATAACGCCAGCCAGACCACCAGCACTGCACCGGCCAGCTCAGGCCCGACGAATTCACGTCGTGATGACACGGTTAACTACGAGCTGGATCGCTCCATTCGTCATACCAAAGTCAACGTCGGCGACGTACAGCGCCTGTCGGTTGCGGTGGTGGTGAACTTCCGTGCAGATGATAAAGGCAAAGCCGTTGCGCTGAATGAACAACAACTGAAGCAGATTGAAGACCTGACACGCGAAGCGATGGGCTACTCCCAGAGCCGTGGGGACAGCATTAACGTGGTGAACTCGCAGTTTAACACCACTGAACCTGTGACCACTGATTTGCCATTCTGGCAACAGCAGTCCTTCTTTGATCAGCTGATGGATGCCGGTAAGTGGCTGCTGGTTGCTCTGGTCGCCTTCGTCCTCTACCGCAAGATGGTTCGTCCGCATCTGGTTCGCAAGCAGGCCGCAGAGAAAGCCGCTGCTGAAGCCGTTGCCGCCCGTGCCGCTACTGATCAGCCGCAGGAAGAAGCCTTTAATGTGCAGCTCAGCAAAGATGAGCTGGATCAGGAACGTAAGTCAAACAACCGCATGAGCGCAGAAGTGATGAGTCAACGCATCCGCGACATGTCAGAAAACGATCCGCGCGTCGTCGCGCTGGTAATTCGCGAATGGATGAGTAAAGAGCTATGA
- the fliE gene encoding flagellar hook-basal body complex protein FliE: MSIQAIDGVLQQLQATSLQASNRSSEAPNQIDFGATMKAALDKISETQTTARTQAQDFEMGKPGIALNDVMVDLQKSSISMQMGIQVRNKLVSAYSEIMNMQV; encoded by the coding sequence ATGTCCATTCAGGCAATTGACGGCGTACTGCAGCAGCTACAGGCGACCTCACTGCAGGCCAGTAATCGCAGCAGTGAAGCACCCAATCAGATCGATTTCGGCGCGACCATGAAAGCGGCGCTGGATAAGATCAGCGAGACGCAGACTACCGCACGCACCCAGGCGCAGGATTTTGAAATGGGGAAACCCGGCATCGCATTGAATGATGTGATGGTCGATCTGCAGAAATCATCAATCTCAATGCAGATGGGGATTCAGGTCAGGAACAAACTGGTGTCGGCGTACAGCGAAATTATGAATATGCAGGTTTAG
- a CDS encoding site-specific integrase, which yields MARWICALAWEDVDLEAKKLTVSRNLTPQGLFTPPKTEAGNRVICLMDAAVDILRDQRELTRMYPQTSFTFHTREYGERIEEQKTFVFNPSVNAVNGRSGAYYSTESLGQIWTGALRRAGLRHRKAYQSRHTFACWELSAGANPNYVASQMGHSDAQMVYRVYGAWMSEHNTDQLSLINAKMSDLVLHTCSTKVTV from the coding sequence GTGGCACGCTGGATATGCGCGCTGGCGTGGGAGGATGTTGATCTTGAAGCCAAAAAGCTGACAGTCAGCCGTAACCTGACACCGCAGGGTTTATTCACTCCACCTAAGACGGAAGCCGGAAACCGTGTCATATGCCTGATGGATGCAGCTGTCGATATTCTGCGCGATCAAAGGGAACTGACCCGAATGTATCCTCAGACCTCATTCACCTTTCATACCAGGGAGTATGGCGAGCGAATTGAGGAACAGAAGACATTCGTGTTCAATCCCAGCGTTAACGCAGTCAACGGCAGGTCGGGAGCCTATTACTCAACAGAGTCTCTCGGGCAGATATGGACCGGCGCACTAAGGCGTGCAGGCCTGCGGCACCGGAAAGCCTATCAGTCACGTCATACGTTTGCGTGCTGGGAGCTTTCAGCAGGCGCAAACCCGAACTACGTTGCATCGCAAATGGGTCACTCCGATGCGCAGATGGTGTACCGGGTTTATGGCGCCTGGATGTCAGAACACAATACCGACCAGCTATCACTCATCAACGCAAAAATGAGCGATCTTGTGCTACATACGTGCTCCACTAAAGTGACAGTATGA
- a CDS encoding DUF2142 domain-containing protein produces the protein MTEKMEAYEKKGIIAYLTIIFVIGLFFVFKNTPLTGLDERFHFFRAYQISQGEMLPKEIGNEKGAWGGCVSDKALQYVWPFFVTQDQNKPASKADAAKRAKEIDASINNHNTCFNFAPSATYSPILYLPSAIGIAVTRLAGMGIDNQMYAGRLLNLFVYIGMVYLTVALIPVMRFATLFILTFPTLINLASSYSPDPVTNLVTALFIACCLRMAILKERLIWQTFVLAGLVGLLKMTNIAYLPFLMLIPAALFNSKIKWLSFVAGSMIFGCLIAAAWNMHYSWVPSQFWHSGGDAKAAMEMLISQPHAAVAFILKSIWIQTPDMFNRMFATFGGGPQAFTWTIGGPFCRGAMIFIIISTVMSLPKKQLDFGWLRLSYLPAMSLGSIVLIFAALWIGFSPLNIGIVAGVQGRYFIISLLTFMLFIVLALASSERVMNSSLAHCLRDRKILAITAVCYLALISYVSYLSVIKYLPLYL, from the coding sequence ATGACTGAAAAAATGGAAGCCTATGAAAAAAAAGGGATAATAGCCTATTTGACTATTATCTTTGTAATTGGACTTTTCTTTGTTTTTAAAAACACCCCTTTAACGGGTCTGGATGAACGGTTTCATTTTTTTAGAGCCTATCAAATTTCTCAGGGTGAAATGCTTCCTAAAGAAATTGGCAACGAGAAAGGTGCATGGGGCGGATGTGTGAGCGACAAGGCATTACAGTATGTCTGGCCTTTCTTCGTGACACAGGATCAAAACAAGCCTGCAAGCAAGGCTGATGCAGCTAAAAGGGCGAAGGAGATTGATGCGTCCATCAATAATCATAATACCTGTTTCAACTTTGCCCCGTCAGCAACTTATTCACCTATTTTATATTTACCATCAGCAATTGGTATCGCAGTAACAAGATTAGCGGGAATGGGTATAGATAACCAGATGTATGCGGGTCGTCTTTTAAACTTATTTGTCTACATAGGCATGGTTTATCTGACTGTTGCGCTTATACCAGTTATGCGCTTTGCCACATTGTTTATTTTGACATTCCCTACGCTCATCAATCTTGCTTCATCATATAGTCCAGATCCTGTTACTAACCTGGTCACTGCTTTGTTTATTGCCTGTTGTTTGCGCATGGCTATATTAAAAGAAAGATTAATCTGGCAGACATTTGTTCTAGCGGGTCTGGTTGGCTTGCTTAAAATGACCAACATCGCCTATCTTCCTTTTCTGATGCTTATTCCGGCTGCTCTATTTAACAGTAAAATAAAATGGCTTTCTTTCGTAGCCGGCTCGATGATATTTGGGTGCCTGATAGCGGCTGCATGGAACATGCATTATTCATGGGTTCCCAGCCAGTTCTGGCATAGTGGTGGGGATGCTAAAGCAGCAATGGAGATGTTAATATCACAGCCGCATGCTGCTGTTGCATTCATACTGAAAAGCATCTGGATTCAGACACCTGACATGTTTAACCGCATGTTTGCTACCTTCGGCGGAGGCCCACAAGCCTTTACCTGGACAATTGGCGGTCCTTTCTGCCGTGGAGCTATGATCTTCATAATTATCTCAACTGTAATGAGCCTGCCTAAAAAGCAGCTCGATTTTGGTTGGTTACGGCTCTCATACCTCCCTGCTATGAGTCTGGGAAGTATCGTTTTGATATTTGCCGCTTTATGGATTGGTTTTTCACCTTTAAATATTGGTATTGTGGCCGGCGTTCAAGGGCGATATTTCATTATAAGCCTGCTAACATTTATGCTCTTCATTGTCCTGGCACTCGCTTCCAGCGAAAGAGTAATGAATTCCAGCCTGGCTCATTGCTTACGTGACAGGAAAATCCTGGCAATAACTGCGGTCTGTTATCTGGCATTGATCAGTTACGTAAGTTATCTAAGTGTTATAAAATATCTCCCTTTATATCTTTAG
- a CDS encoding benzoate transporter, which yields MIYDCFLYYDEDVLLEMRLNTLEHVVDRFVIVESLYTFTGKRRCKLNFDIEKFDRFRDKIIYVVNDIAPVFYQHAFQSNSSLVKAGETDPWENESTARNQIMQGLAGAQDDDIIIVSDVDEIPRPEAIKAFSQRHLCTTLHQQYFNFKYNVRVLNNDGTPRCATLAKMVTFKTLRTFFMGQPELLRNVKRRGTPIRDSWWRWKWLGWRTKVIKDGGWHFSWVMSDERISEKMASISHTEHNCPEFNNPDHIRRCVENNIDIWNRPRRMEIMPITAEHFPEWLITHQHQLTDFIKS from the coding sequence ATGATTTATGACTGTTTTTTATACTACGATGAAGATGTTTTGCTTGAAATGCGTCTGAACACGCTTGAGCATGTTGTTGACCGGTTTGTCATAGTTGAATCGCTTTATACCTTTACGGGTAAACGCCGATGCAAGCTTAATTTTGACATTGAGAAATTCGACCGTTTTCGCGATAAAATTATTTATGTCGTCAACGATATTGCGCCAGTATTTTATCAGCACGCCTTTCAGTCGAATAGCTCTCTGGTTAAGGCGGGCGAGACCGATCCCTGGGAGAATGAATCCACTGCACGGAATCAGATTATGCAAGGTCTGGCTGGCGCGCAGGATGATGATATTATTATTGTGTCAGACGTCGATGAAATTCCCCGACCTGAAGCGATTAAAGCCTTTAGCCAGCGTCACCTCTGTACAACATTGCACCAGCAATATTTCAATTTTAAATATAATGTACGTGTATTGAACAATGACGGTACACCGCGTTGTGCCACACTGGCAAAAATGGTGACGTTTAAAACATTACGAACCTTTTTCATGGGACAACCGGAATTACTGCGCAACGTTAAGCGCCGTGGAACACCCATACGCGACAGCTGGTGGCGCTGGAAATGGCTCGGCTGGCGAACGAAAGTCATTAAGGATGGAGGATGGCATTTTTCATGGGTGATGAGCGATGAACGCATAAGTGAAAAAATGGCGTCGATTTCACATACCGAACATAACTGTCCTGAATTCAATAACCCGGATCATATCCGGCGCTGCGTTGAGAACAACATTGATATCTGGAATCGCCCAAGAAGGATGGAAATAATGCCGATTACCGCTGAACATTTTCCTGAGTGGCTGATTACACATCAGCATCAGCTGACAGATTTTATTAAATCCTGA